The Flavobacterium jumunjinense genome includes a region encoding these proteins:
- the porX gene encoding T9SS response regulator signal transducer PorX, whose translation MNKIKILWVDDEIDLLKPHILFLEKKNYEVTTCNNGQDAIDLFAETKFDIVFLDENMPGLSGLETLSEIKEKKSSIPVIMITKSEEEYIMEEAIGSKIADYLIKPVNPNQILLSLKKNLDHSRLVSEKTTLDYQKEFRKIAMDMAMVNSYEEWVDLYKRLVYWEMELENIEDQSMVEILESQKAEANNQFGKFIERNYEDWFSKTDDKPILSHKIFGELVAPEIRKKDKPILFIVIDNLRYDQWKAFEGIVSNHYKLEKEVSYFSILPTATQYARNAIFSGLTPLEMEKKFPQYWKNDIDEGGKNLYEGEFLTEQLKSLGLNIKQEYYKITNFKDGKKLAENFKGLKGNDLTTIVYNFVDMLSHSKTEMEVVKELASDDKAYRSLTVSWFKNSPLLDIIQQAQKQGFKLIITTDHGTINCKNPSKVIGDKNTSLNLRYKTGRSLTFEDKDVYSIKDPKKIGLPALNMSSSFIFAKNDLFLAYVNNFNHYVSYYRNTYQHGGISLEEMIIPFMVLEPK comes from the coding sequence ATGAACAAAATAAAAATTCTTTGGGTAGATGATGAAATTGATTTATTAAAGCCACATATATTGTTCTTAGAAAAGAAAAATTATGAGGTAACCACTTGTAATAATGGCCAGGATGCTATTGATTTATTTGCAGAAACAAAATTCGATATTGTTTTTCTAGATGAGAATATGCCTGGATTGAGTGGTCTTGAAACACTTTCAGAAATTAAAGAAAAAAAATCTTCAATTCCAGTAATAATGATTACGAAGAGTGAGGAAGAATATATAATGGAAGAAGCAATTGGTTCTAAAATAGCCGATTACCTAATAAAACCAGTAAATCCTAATCAAATTCTATTAAGTTTAAAGAAAAACCTAGATCATTCTCGATTGGTTTCTGAAAAAACAACCTTAGATTATCAAAAGGAATTTAGAAAAATAGCTATGGATATGGCTATGGTAAATTCTTATGAAGAATGGGTAGACTTATACAAAAGACTTGTATATTGGGAAATGGAACTTGAAAATATTGAAGACCAAAGTATGGTTGAAATATTAGAAAGTCAAAAAGCTGAAGCAAACAATCAATTTGGGAAATTCATTGAACGTAATTATGAAGATTGGTTCAGTAAAACGGATGATAAACCAATATTATCACATAAAATATTTGGAGAATTAGTTGCACCAGAAATTAGAAAAAAAGACAAACCAATTCTATTCATTGTTATTGATAATTTACGATACGATCAATGGAAAGCCTTTGAAGGAATTGTTAGCAATCATTATAAATTAGAAAAAGAAGTGAGCTACTTCTCTATTTTACCAACAGCAACACAATATGCTAGAAATGCTATTTTTTCAGGTTTAACACCTTTAGAAATGGAAAAAAAGTTTCCTCAATATTGGAAAAACGACATTGATGAAGGAGGAAAAAACCTTTATGAAGGAGAATTTTTAACAGAACAATTAAAGAGTTTAGGATTAAATATTAAGCAAGAATATTATAAAATTACCAACTTTAAAGATGGTAAAAAATTAGCTGAAAATTTCAAAGGACTTAAAGGAAATGATTTAACAACAATAGTCTATAATTTTGTAGATATGCTTTCACATTCTAAAACAGAAATGGAAGTAGTAAAAGAACTAGCTTCAGATGATAAAGCATATCGTTCATTAACAGTTAGTTGGTTTAAAAACTCTCCATTATTAGACATTATACAACAAGCTCAAAAACAAGGCTTTAAATTAATTATAACAACTGATCATGGTACAATAAATTGTAAAAATCCTTCAAAAGTTATTGGAGATAAAAATACAAGTTTAAATTTGCGTTATAAAACGGGAAGAAGTTTAACTTTTGAAGACAAAGATGTTTACTCAATTAAAGATCCTAAAAAGATTGGACTTCCTGCATTAAACATGAGTAGTTCATTTATTTTTGCAAAGAACGATCTGTTTTTAGCCTATGTAAACAATTTCAATCATTATGTAAGTTATTATAGAAATACCTATCAGCATGGAGGAATTTCACTAGAAGAAATGATAATTCCTTTTATGGTATTGGAACCAAAATAA
- a CDS encoding DUF4258 domain-containing protein, whose amino-acid sequence MKLRFRLAFYLFGLFLGIFAVVQFLGAKAEAKGVMFCYLPNCRVLKDLRSKSLNYSPEAKATLEENWVNLDDIKKTLEFGDVDFSKSNKAYKKGKIYIIEGQNSSNEEITVTMINFTDKVLLEKIEKK is encoded by the coding sequence ATGAAATTAAGATTTCGATTAGCCTTTTATCTATTTGGGTTATTTTTAGGAATATTTGCAGTTGTTCAATTTCTTGGAGCAAAAGCAGAAGCTAAAGGAGTTATGTTTTGCTATTTACCAAATTGTCGTGTTCTAAAAGATTTAAGAAGTAAATCCCTAAACTATTCACCAGAAGCAAAAGCAACTTTAGAAGAAAATTGGGTAAATTTAGATGACATTAAAAAAACATTAGAATTTGGAGATGTAGATTTTTCAAAAAGTAATAAAGCCTATAAAAAAGGTAAAATTTACATTATAGAAGGGCAAAATTCTAGTAATGAAGAAATTACGGTAACTATGATTAACTTCACAGATAAAGTACTTTTAGAAAAGATAGAAAAAAAATAA
- a CDS encoding alanine dehydrogenase, whose protein sequence is MSIYSPFSKMQLLPQEEKLEIINHKSDLFIGIPKETAYQERRICLTPDAVSSLVSHGHRVMIEAGAGESSSYSDKDYSEAGAEVTNNTKKVFTCPIILKVEPATLPEIEMMNPQTIIISAIQLKTQRKAYFEALALKRITALAFEFIKDEDGSYPAVKSLSEIAGIASIHIAAELMINQNIGKGLLFGNITGVPPTEVVILGAGTVAEYAARTAIGLGASVKVFDNSITKLRRLQNTLNQRIFTSTIQEKALLKALRRCDVAIGAMRGKNRTPIVVTETMVEHMKKGAVIVDVSIDTGGCFETSEITTHEKPTFIKNNIIHYCVPNIPSRYSKTASLSISNIITPFLLQIAEDGGIESAIRCNRGLKNGIYFYHGLLTNRSIADWFNLEYRDINLIVF, encoded by the coding sequence ATGTCAATATACAGTCCGTTTTCAAAAATGCAGTTACTCCCACAGGAAGAAAAGTTGGAAATCATAAATCACAAGAGCGATTTATTCATCGGAATACCTAAAGAAACGGCATATCAAGAGAGACGAATTTGTTTAACACCAGATGCAGTTAGCTCTTTAGTTTCACACGGACATCGTGTAATGATAGAAGCTGGAGCCGGTGAAAGTTCAAGTTATAGTGATAAAGACTATTCTGAAGCAGGTGCAGAAGTAACAAATAATACTAAAAAAGTATTCACTTGTCCAATAATTCTAAAAGTAGAACCTGCAACACTTCCAGAAATAGAAATGATGAATCCTCAAACCATTATCATTTCTGCAATACAATTAAAAACACAAAGAAAAGCCTATTTTGAAGCCTTAGCTTTAAAAAGAATTACAGCACTAGCCTTCGAATTCATAAAAGATGAAGATGGCTCCTATCCTGCTGTAAAATCATTATCCGAAATTGCAGGTATTGCCTCAATACATATTGCTGCCGAATTAATGATTAATCAAAATATAGGCAAAGGATTATTATTTGGAAACATAACAGGTGTTCCTCCCACAGAAGTTGTTATTTTAGGAGCTGGAACAGTTGCAGAATATGCAGCAAGAACAGCAATTGGACTTGGGGCAAGCGTTAAAGTTTTTGATAATTCAATTACAAAATTAAGACGCCTACAAAACACACTCAATCAACGTATATTTACATCTACAATTCAAGAAAAAGCATTATTAAAAGCCTTACGAAGATGTGATGTTGCTATTGGAGCTATGAGAGGAAAAAACAGAACTCCAATTGTAGTAACAGAAACAATGGTAGAACACATGAAAAAAGGAGCCGTTATAGTAGATGTTAGTATCGATACAGGTGGTTGCTTTGAAACCTCAGAAATAACTACTCATGAAAAGCCAACTTTTATAAAGAATAATATAATTCATTATTGCGTTCCTAATATTCCTTCACGTTATTCAAAAACAGCCTCATTATCTATAAGTAATATAATTACTCCATTCCTACTCCAAATTGCTGAAGATGGCGGAATTGAAAGTGCCATTCGTTGCAATAGAGGATTAAAAAACGGAATTTATTTCTATCATGGTTTATTAACAAATAGATCCATTGCAGATTGGTTCAATTTAGAGTATAGAGATATTAATCTTATTGTTTTTTAG
- the tsaE gene encoding tRNA (adenosine(37)-N6)-threonylcarbamoyltransferase complex ATPase subunit type 1 TsaE produces MTINFTLNEIQHIAKQILATPSLKKVITFHAEMGAGKTTLIKAIVTELGVQSNSSSPTFSLVNEYEAKNGEIIYHFDLYRLNTETEAYDMGIDEYFYSGNWCFIEWPEKTPNLIPIDHATIHIKQNLDNSRTLVLNN; encoded by the coding sequence ATGACAATAAACTTTACCCTAAACGAAATACAGCATATCGCAAAACAAATTTTAGCTACTCCTTCTCTAAAAAAAGTAATTACTTTTCATGCAGAAATGGGAGCTGGAAAAACTACATTAATTAAAGCTATTGTTACCGAATTAGGTGTGCAAAGTAATTCTAGTAGTCCTACCTTTTCATTAGTTAATGAATACGAAGCAAAAAATGGAGAAATCATCTATCATTTTGATTTATACCGTTTAAATACTGAAACCGAAGCTTATGATATGGGAATAGATGAATATTTCTATTCTGGAAATTGGTGTTTTATAGAATGGCCAGAAAAAACACCAAATCTAATTCCAATAGACCATGCAACAATACATATTAAGCAGAATTTAGATAATAGTAGAACACTTGTTTTAAATAATTAA
- a CDS encoding HD domain-containing protein produces the protein MIQTNKLKIFNDPIYGFISIPNTLIYDLIQHPYFQRLRRISQMGMSYLVYPGAHHTRFHHALGCLHIMQKAVQTLRFKGVEISDEEQNALFIAILLHDIGHGPFSHAMEHSIVEEIHHEELSLLFMEQLNKEFDGKLSLAIQVFRGEYHRKFMLQLISSQLDMDRMDYLRRDSFYSGVAEGNINSERLIQMMNVQDDVLVIEEKGIYSVEKFLVARRLMYWQAYLHKTSLVAELTLTRILKRAKELTQKGVELEASKPLQYFMKNKVSLLDFDETILNTFSQLDDYDVLGAIKAWQFHEDYVLSTLCRMIINRDLLKIKMQDEKPSKEILNHYKEDFLKIKSLTDKELDYFIFKGKVKNQAYDKESEPIRILKKDKTIEDVVEASDQLHLKALSKTVTKYFICFPKVVLEV, from the coding sequence GTGATTCAAACCAATAAATTAAAAATTTTTAACGATCCAATATATGGTTTTATTTCCATACCCAATACACTCATCTATGATTTAATACAGCATCCTTATTTTCAAAGATTAAGAAGGATTTCACAAATGGGTATGTCATACCTAGTTTATCCAGGTGCACATCATACTCGTTTTCATCATGCTTTGGGTTGTTTGCATATTATGCAAAAAGCAGTACAAACATTACGATTTAAAGGTGTAGAAATTTCAGATGAGGAACAAAACGCACTATTTATTGCAATTTTACTACACGATATAGGTCATGGCCCTTTTAGTCATGCTATGGAACATAGTATTGTTGAAGAAATTCATCATGAAGAATTGTCTTTATTATTTATGGAGCAATTGAATAAAGAATTTGATGGAAAACTTTCACTTGCAATTCAAGTTTTTAGAGGAGAGTATCACAGAAAATTCATGCTTCAATTAATTTCAAGCCAATTGGATATGGATAGAATGGATTACTTAAGAAGGGATAGTTTTTACAGTGGAGTAGCAGAAGGTAACATTAATAGTGAGCGTTTAATCCAAATGATGAATGTTCAGGATGATGTACTGGTTATTGAAGAAAAAGGTATTTACTCAGTTGAAAAATTTTTAGTTGCTAGGCGATTAATGTATTGGCAAGCTTATTTGCACAAAACAAGCCTTGTTGCTGAGCTAACTTTGACTCGTATTTTAAAAAGAGCTAAAGAATTAACACAAAAGGGTGTTGAATTAGAAGCAAGTAAGCCGTTACAGTATTTCATGAAAAATAAAGTTTCTTTATTAGATTTTGATGAAACAATTTTGAATACTTTTTCTCAATTAGACGATTATGATGTTCTTGGAGCCATTAAAGCTTGGCAGTTTCATGAAGATTATGTTTTATCTACGCTTTGTAGAATGATTATAAATCGAGATTTGTTGAAAATTAAAATGCAAGATGAAAAACCAAGTAAGGAAATTCTTAATCATTATAAAGAAGATTTTTTAAAAATTAAATCATTAACCGATAAAGAATTAGACTATTTTATTTTTAAAGGAAAGGTTAAAAACCAAGCCTATGATAAAGAAAGTGAGCCAATTAGGATATTAAAAAAAGACAAAACTATTGAAGACGTTGTTGAAGCGTCAGACCAATTACACTTAAAAGCACTATCTAAGACTGTAACAAAATATTTTATATGTTTTCCAAAAGTAGTCTTAGAAGTATAA
- a CDS encoding T9SS type A sorting domain-containing protein: MNKQQTINKQCEDRSLHECTKRKKNTFLKKALLTLSLLFTFCIANAQISIVNPSTSYYCGSVITLKYSPNLVNGESLTWIVDSGAIKIRPVSTNTSGTSVISNTTDTFIEVIVNGRGRIKAINSNGLTPYIDIVPSPANLNNLSITSSTTIHTPNGIQTTRGWVCLSNDGSSETITITNPSQLNVFWVVNGGAEIVSRTQTTNTNPFSSSITFKTTGPNAGKGFIRGFISDPCGTLTCDPAIDLEILKDIVPAEINGPTCLRDNNLDPNTNSVVYSIPDELAGNAVFRWELYDSAGNLVPANNPDFYINSQVLYGNSATIKYNGTLPSIKGNFSVKVINECGGSFTRAITVSPIRPIITQTTFCVPEASRSTKSITLPALLTGQSYQVTPFKNVNGIIELNPNWIVDASSNPINITFNDNLSGFLEIKAVSSTDANCTSEATLIYINREGAAPTITGPLCVQRNTTDAFTFTASPFGQYTWSITPQLAGFNLQNNGNTLTVTPPTSGIGVSGNYTVTASLEGCSTTQTATFDFEIGPEKPSITGDTCIIPGQQYTYNVTSDGAAYAIATVIKASGNVTSPPFPITNPYAFTALSENATVSITTYSATGCASLPTTIDIKPIPEINSISSNQPCIVFGQTPTVTFTANITGNVTNYIWSHPTQWTITDGGNGYPFITLQLDATTAGSVCLVGVNGTCSSEELCLNIPRNDLRVSVSKTLLNPSVGQLTITSTTNTPLEVEVRYSNLEADVIGCGGTLFPGSTTAQETHANFYLTGIPAYTWVSIKVRNPVTGCENCFHFNLSEMAVNSPINFKTNTAKNLDVLAYPNPVKDVLNVTVPSKNKVQNIQLFDMHGKTVYQDINKVNETKIDVSRFEKGTYILLVVTNNGAETKKIIIE, from the coding sequence ATGAACAAACAACAAACAATCAACAAACAATGTGAAGATAGAAGTCTTCATGAATGTACAAAAAGGAAAAAAAATACATTCCTTAAAAAAGCTTTGCTAACGCTTAGCTTATTATTTACATTTTGCATAGCAAATGCACAAATTTCTATTGTAAATCCAAGTACGTCTTATTATTGTGGTTCAGTAATTACTTTAAAGTACTCTCCAAATCTAGTTAATGGAGAAAGCCTAACATGGATAGTCGATTCAGGAGCTATTAAAATTAGACCTGTAAGTACTAACACTAGTGGAACAAGTGTCATTTCTAACACAACAGACACTTTTATTGAAGTAATAGTTAATGGTCGTGGTCGAATTAAAGCTATAAATAGTAATGGTTTAACACCATATATAGATATAGTACCTTCACCTGCGAATCTAAATAACTTATCAATTACAAGCTCAACAACTATTCATACACCTAACGGAATTCAAACAACAAGAGGTTGGGTTTGTTTAAGCAATGATGGTTCATCAGAAACGATTACAATTACTAATCCTAGTCAATTAAACGTATTTTGGGTAGTTAACGGAGGTGCAGAAATTGTTTCAAGAACACAAACTACAAATACAAATCCATTTTCGTCAAGCATTACTTTCAAAACAACAGGACCAAATGCAGGAAAAGGATTCATTCGCGGTTTTATTTCAGACCCTTGTGGTACCTTGACATGTGATCCTGCTATTGATTTAGAAATATTAAAAGATATCGTGCCAGCAGAAATAAATGGGCCAACGTGTCTAAGAGATAATAATTTAGACCCAAATACAAACTCTGTAGTGTATAGTATTCCTGATGAACTTGCTGGAAATGCAGTTTTTAGATGGGAATTATATGATAGTGCTGGAAACCTAGTTCCTGCAAATAATCCAGATTTTTATATTAATTCACAAGTGCTTTATGGAAATTCAGCAACCATAAAATATAATGGAACTTTACCAAGTATAAAAGGAAATTTTTCTGTTAAAGTAATTAATGAATGTGGAGGAAGCTTTACTAGAGCGATTACTGTAAGTCCAATAAGGCCAATTATAACTCAAACCACTTTTTGTGTACCAGAAGCAAGCAGAAGTACAAAATCAATAACTTTACCTGCATTATTAACAGGACAAAGCTATCAAGTTACACCATTTAAAAATGTAAATGGAATTATTGAACTTAATCCAAACTGGATTGTAGATGCTAGTAGTAATCCGATAAATATTACATTTAATGATAACTTGAGTGGTTTTCTTGAAATAAAAGCAGTTAGTAGCACAGATGCCAACTGTACGAGTGAAGCTACATTAATTTATATTAATCGTGAAGGTGCTGCACCAACGATTACAGGACCTCTATGTGTGCAACGCAATACAACAGATGCTTTTACTTTTACAGCTAGTCCGTTCGGTCAATACACATGGTCAATAACTCCTCAATTAGCAGGTTTTAATCTTCAAAATAATGGTAATACCTTAACAGTAACACCTCCAACATCTGGAATTGGAGTTTCAGGTAACTATACGGTTACAGCAAGCTTAGAAGGATGTTCAACTACACAAACAGCTACATTTGATTTTGAAATTGGACCAGAGAAACCAAGCATTACAGGTGATACTTGTATTATACCAGGTCAACAATATACATATAATGTTACTTCTGATGGAGCAGCATATGCGATTGCAACTGTTATAAAAGCTAGTGGAAATGTAACTTCTCCTCCATTTCCAATAACGAATCCATATGCATTTACTGCATTAAGTGAGAACGCAACTGTATCAATAACTACATATTCAGCTACGGGTTGTGCTTCTTTACCAACCACAATTGATATTAAACCAATACCAGAAATTAATAGTATCAGTAGTAATCAGCCATGTATTGTTTTTGGACAAACGCCAACAGTAACTTTTACAGCAAATATTACAGGGAATGTAACAAACTATATTTGGAGCCATCCAACTCAATGGACAATAACAGATGGTGGTAATGGATACCCTTTTATTACTTTACAATTAGATGCCACAACTGCAGGAAGTGTATGTTTGGTTGGAGTTAATGGTACTTGTAGTAGTGAAGAACTTTGTCTAAATATTCCTCGTAACGATTTAAGAGTTTCTGTTAGTAAAACTTTACTTAACCCATCTGTGGGACAACTAACAATAACTTCAACAACTAATACACCATTAGAAGTTGAGGTCAGGTATTCAAATTTAGAAGCTGATGTTATTGGTTGTGGAGGTACGTTGTTCCCTGGAAGTACAACAGCCCAAGAGACACATGCAAACTTTTATCTAACAGGAATTCCTGCTTATACATGGGTTTCAATAAAAGTAAGAAACCCAGTTACAGGATGTGAAAATTGTTTTCATTTCAATCTTTCGGAAATGGCAGTAAATTCACCTATAAATTTTAAAACAAATACTGCTAAAAATTTAGATGTATTAGCATATCCAAACCCTGTAAAAGATGTTTTAAATGTAACTGTGCCTTCAAAAAATAAAGTACAAAACATCCAATTATTTGACATGCATGGTAAAACTGTTTATCAAGATATAAACAAAGTCAATGAAACAAAAATTGATGTTTCAAGATTTGAAAAAGGAACTTATATTCTTTTAGTTGTTACTAATAATGGTGCAGAAACTAAAAAGATTATAATTGAATAA